The DNA segment TTCCCAGGTTCTGAAAGTGCACCTTCCCATATTTCCATATCCCCAGCACTTTCAGAAGGAATGGGCTCTTCCGAGGACTTGAGATAAAACATTGCAGGGTTCcttatacaaaacaaaaagaggggACCTTGCAGCTGTGCTTTTCTCACAAGGAAGGCGGCAGAAGCAACATCCCAGCGGCATCACTCAAAACTGCCTAGACAAGTTGCAACTTCCATTGTCCGCTCCTAATTTGCGAGCTTGCAGCAAGATTGGATGCTTTACCGTCTCCATAGGTCTTGTTAACTCTCCCCTATCCAAGAAATCCTGACCTACATTTTGGGAAGACATTTCTTGTACTCGCACATACACACTTACACGCACGCAAGCCCACATTATGCACACACACTCATCAATTCTACAAATGAAAGAACAGTCAAAACAAACCATTCATCAGGTATTCATTGGCTAGTATTAATTCTATGCAGAGTtaggaggtggggggagagatcgCACGTGTAGCAGATAGTTGGACAAAACAGGAATGAAGAAAGACCTTTCCATACTGACCTGTGTGAGTCCTTTTGTGGATTTTGAGATTTTCCGATCGAGCAAAGACTTTCCCGCATCCCGGGAAAGGGCAAGGGAAAGGTTTCTCTCCGGTGTGGACTCGGATGTGGTTGACCAGTTTGTATTTGGCCTTGAAAGGCTTCCCTTCTCTGGGACACTCTTCCCAGAAGCAAATGTGGTTGGACTGCTCCGGCCCGCCAACGTGCTCCACAGTGACGTGAGTCACCAGCTCGTGCATGGTGCTGAAAGTTTTCGAGCATAATTTTTTGGGAGTCTGATCCAGTTCGATCCACTTGCAGATGAGCTCCTGCTTGATGGGCTGCCTCATGTAGCGAAAGAAAGCCCCAGGGCCGTGGTGTGGAGCTAAATTCACGTTCAGGCTCATGCCACCGTAGCCGTGGAAGGAGGAAGCAGCAAAAGGATCTGTCCTGGAGACTGGTACTGTCGAGAAAGGTTCAGACCTGGCATACATTTCTCCAGGTAGCCCCAGTCTTATCTGTCCGTTTAGATGACCACCTGGAGCTGCATGGGAAGGTTGCTCATGGTGGAGTCCCGTGAAAAACGAGTGAGTTCCGGCTtctgagtggtggtggtggaggtggtggtggtggtgagcatGGTGTCCGGGATAGCTACCTGTTGTTGAGACAAACATTCCATGATGAGAACCTGTAGCAGCAGAGTGTTGATAAGGGAGCCCTGGCATGACTGGGGCGGTCAGATCTCTGCACAGGAAAAACTCCCTACCTGCTGAAAGAGCTTGGCTGGGGAGAGGGGATGCATACGGGACTGTTGTTGACTGCGCCTGGCCAAATGCTCCCGTCTGACTGGGTACCACCTCAGCTTGGCCTGTCACAGGATGGTAGggatgaggctgaggggcagggCTGAGCTTAAGGGCCGCGGAGTGATGAGGAGAATGAGGGTggtggaggcggcggcggcggcggcggcggtggtgatgatgatggtggtggtgcccCATGTGTTCTGACCGGAACGGACTCTGCCCGAGGCAGGTGTCTGCAGCGTTCTCCCCAGGGTGCATGGGAACCATGGATTGGGGATGCCCGGCGAAGCCCGTCATGCTCAGAGGGGAGTGGTGATGGTGGCGGTGATGATGACGATGAGGAGGAGCCCCTGCTAAGCCTACTAATTTCAGCGCCGTGTTCCGTTTGGAGAGTGCAGCAGAGTCCATTACCGGGCTCCCCCGAAGCCGCCAAACTCCCTTGATTCTACTACAATTCTAAAAAGTCACCTGATGGCGAGGAGggggcagagagggagaaaagaggaAGAGGGACAGCGTGGCGgaaaaactttttgaaagtcccccccccgttttcccctccctctctcttggtCTGGACTAtttggctttgttttgtttttgctccttctctccccccctttcccctttcttctctccccctccccctcattatttgtgtgtgtgtgtgtttctccttccctcttttttttttaatgcctacgTGGAATCCCATCCGCTttgaggagcagcagcaggacgCTGGGAGGCTACTGAATAGAGCTTCACAGACTAGGCTCCAACCCAGAGAGCGAAACAATCGGGACGGTCGCTGATTGGCCGAAGCCGCCCGGCCGACGTCAGCGCTGACAGGTCCCCGCTGAAGTCTGAAAAGATTTAGGAagggggaaaggggcagggagggaggaagaggactcGGAGAGAAATGCGCTTGCGCCTTAATCTCCCCCTCCAAAACTcgttccctttcccctcctcctctccctttgcTCCCCCCACCTCAACCGGCGCGCCGAGGTCGTCTGGGGTTTGCATTAACTCCCCGCGTTTCATTTTCAGCTGCGTTTTACTGATTAAAGGCCGCTGGAACTTCTCCCCCGTCCAAGCCGAGGGGTCCTCCGAGCCGTTTAAGCGCTAATGAGCTGCTGTTGCCAAAGGAGGAACAAGGTCACGAGGAAGGGGCGGCGGCAGCTCCCGGGAGCGCTGGGAAGGCGAGGCTGGCTGGCGGGTGGCTAGTGCTTTCCGCCACTCCTTCCGAAGCCGCTTTGGTTGCCTCTGATCGGCTGCTTAGAAGAGCCAGGAGCTTGGAGGTACTCTGATCTCCTGACCCCTGCATGGCCTGGATCGTGGCTCAACCCCCTGCCTTCTGTTCTCCTGCTAGCTTTCAaccatttttacacacacacgttCTCCTTCCTCATCCAACCCCGTCTCCCTTTCCCACTTAGCCTCATAATGAGCAGACGATTTAATGGAGATCTTAAGATCGGTGTCTGCTTCGGGGCGGAGCGCCTGATTGGCCACCGAACAGCTCGTGGTGGAGTTACCGACGTGCAGTTCGCAACTCCTTCCAGTTTCCTGCctgcaatagcaacaacaaagatGGAGGAGGCGGGGGGGGAGCGAAGGGAGGAAGGTGGCACATCAGAGAGGGACTTTCTCAAAACTTCCGCTCTCGAGGGAGACACGCACACCCAAAAATCATGGGCAAGCCAAGCCGCCGCAAAAATAAGCAGGGAAGGAGGTAGGGAGGAGAGAGACTGCCCCGAGAAGGGGTGCCGAGACGTTGCAAGCTCTCCTCCGTCCCCTTCGCGGTCGCCCAGTTTAGGAATGAATGCAGAAGGCGGGCGACGCGGTGAGCTTTCTGAACTCGCCTCCTCAGTGCCTTTGCCTGCGACTCGCAACAGTAGGAAGTAGAGAAACGAGCGGGTTTCATACCAAGCCTGCCTTTTGCCAGGAGAAGCAAAGTCATGGTTTTGATTTTGAAAAGGAGGATGCAGTAAGAGCGATGGTAGCAATGATAACGATGAAAGTTTTATAGATTCCCCAAACCCTGGAGCAGGCAAAATGCCTTCGGGGGATCCCCActtacacacagagacacaggcGCAAGGACAGAGACCGCTCCACCGCCATCGCTACCTCCGCCCGCACTTCCTAACCTTCAGTCTAACCCCGCCATCAGCTTGACTGCTGATTATTTATAGCGCACACAAATCTCTAGGGCCCCCGTTCCCAACAGAAATGGGCACAATGAGGCAGAgacaggctttgcatgcagaagtcgtCCTGGGAAGCGGGGTTGGGCAAGAAGGTCTCTTTAGATTTCTGACACTTGTTGGCGGCCCAGAGAACCGGGCCTTTAAAACAACAGCCAGAATAAAGGCTAAAACACCGTATCTTCCATTTCCCACGATTGCACCATATCTATGTTTTTCttttatcccctccccccaatgtcTAATACTTGCAATTAACTGGCGCATTAACCCAAACCAAATCCTTCAAATCATGTCAGGAAGTTTACTGCAACTATTAAGTACTGGATGCATCTGAAACATTGCTTTAAATCCTTCTGTCTCCCCCTGTCAAACGCAATCGCCCACATTCATTTATAAGTACCCCTTTAAAAAGTCTATTTTGAAAGCAACCTGTAGATTACCACACAAATCTATCAGATAATATGATGTTCAGATATGCTTCTTGTCAAAAGAAAAGTAAATTGACTGCAAGGGTGTCGTATCACGTGATGAAAATAAAAGTTTagggtttcttttaaaaatagtctTTGAGAGCTCTTCCAATAAAGGTTGGGATCTGATTTTACTGCATTCAGGGTATTTCTGTCCTCCCCCATTTTAGTACAATGGCATCAAAATCCAGCCTTTAACCTTAGGACCTCAACACATGAAACATAAGAGTTCCTTTAAGGATACTTAGGATCAGGCGGAAGGACAGATTTCAGTTTAACCTAACACCAAATTAAGGGAGTGCAGTTCTGAGAATATTTTGTCCCATTGAACCAATGAGCATTTACTTGTAAATAAAATCAAGAAGATTGATTGTAAATAAAATTAAGATGATTGGTTGTAAGAAGcaccttttaattattttattttttaaaatccaaaatatTTAGgcaaaaataatgtgcaaaatcGGAATTTACTTTTAAAAGTGCTTCTCTTTCGCTTTCTGTCCTGCACGAGTGATGCTATGAAAACCCAAAGCCGCTCTTGTTACTCGTGAGTATAAGTGAGGTCAGCGTTATTAAAGATGCAATCATAACACTCACTTGAGAGaaatccccattgaattcagtgaaactTATTTCTGGGGAAACATACATAGGACAGACTTTAAATCATTTCAGATGCAAGACTGGGTAGTGAATTAAAAGTTTTGCCAAAGAAAGGAGTCACATATTAAAGAAGAAAATTTTAAACTAAAGGGAAAGGTGTTTTGATGCAGAATCCCTCAAGATACAGAACTTAATTCAAGCCTAACTATTTCTCTCTCTAGTCATTGCATAATTTACATGCTATCATACAGTAAGCAAGCTATCTCAAACCACAGAACACTTACAGTTTTCCACCATTATTCCAAATCAAGCAATACTTTAACtcctaaatttttatttttaaagcagcttTTGGCTGTATTGTGGAAACGTTTGCCAGTACTGCATCATAGAAAAGCCACTTCAGAGACAGACCTAGGCAAACCTCAACACAATTTCTGAGCCTATTCTAAAGGTTTTAAAACTTAACAATGCCTGATTAAAGCAAGTATTGATCAAATTTAGGTTACgcagaaaaacagaagaaagcCTGGGTTTTAAacatatgtttaaattgttgcattCTGGAAGCAGACTCCTAGTGAAGGACTTAGAATCGTGAGTTTAAAATATAGGACATGCATAAATAATCATCTAAGGAGCATTTCATTGCACTTTATACCACAGCAGGAGTTATATTCCTGTTTTTGAACATTTTTGTACAGGTTGCAACACTGAGGATAAAATAAAAGGCAGCTAAAtcgatatttattattatatgactataacacgcacacacacttatgCCCTTAGGACTTGAAAAGTTACACATGCTGTAATTAGCTAACTCTTGTTTTCTAACATGTTCATGTAGACAACTTCAACCCCCAGCAGTTCAAGACAACCGACGTTCCCTTGCCATTCTCTTTGCCCTAAGTCAAAAACATTTTGCCTTGAtccttcccccatccctgacTATCTCGGAgatcacagaaagaaagaaagaaagaaagaaagaaagaaacgttATAGGAAGCAGGACTCTGGTAGGCTGTTACTTACAAAGGTACTGAGAGTGTGACTTCCAAATCAAGCTGTTTTCCTCATCCCTCCTTACAACCACTTCACCTCTACACACTTGACATCCTTCAATCCTGACAGTCCTCAGTCAAGGGAGAAAACATCTGGAACAgtttatcaatttttaaaaaatatatctgtgTTACCATCAGTTGACTTAGGCCATTCTAAAATATTGGCATGGCTTCTTGTCAAACGCTAATGGCTTTATCCGCTCTTACTTAAAACCCTGAGGTTCCTCTCACAGgggtttcctcccccttccccccccttgcATGAATCCAATGGAAAAGAAATGGCCCATGGTGTCTCTCTCATTATATTAGGTGAAGTTAGTGCTCTCACACCTAGCATTTGTTGTGTACCTTgggagacatctctctctctctctctctctctctctctctgtgtgtgtgtgtgtgtaggagaagagagagggagggtggtGATGTAGATGGAGTTGTACACATGACTAGAAGGTGGAGAAAACAGAAAGAGGAGGAACTGAACAAAGTTGTGCAGCTATGCAGGAGATTCCACATGCGGAGCAGCTCCTACCTGTCTGATGTGCACTTTCCATTGCGGTCCCCTAAGTGTGTGTGCAGTTAATTTATGCATTCACATTGCTTGCAAAGCTGGTTCTATGTTGGGTGAATAAAACGGCCGAGAGAGCAGCATAGCTTACAGCTCCACACATACAGAGATCTGGACTGAGCAGGGACACTCTGCCGTGTATTTGAAAACTGTCATGGCCCTTATGGAAGGATTCGACTTCTAAAATAAATACTGGAGCTGAGGAACTTGATGACAAGGAGAGTTGCACTTTCCAAGACTAATGCCCAAACCGCTTACGTTAACACGGCCATTAGCCAGAAGTATAATCTAAACTCCCCCAAGCCAATGGAGCTGTTTTGTTACCAGCTCCGttgttgatattattattattagtagtagtagtagtagtagtagtagaagcagcagcagcagcagcagcagcataaatattttgtttcccACGGCAGGGCCGGAGCCGCCCAAGGCATGGCATTTGGAAGCCCTTGTACGTTTGCTTATTCAGAATGTTTTGCGGATCGCAGATTTGTTTCCCTCCTCCCCTAGTTGTCTAAACTTAGTATTGTCAAGATGCTTAAATAAGGGGGTTGCATGCCCTTTGCTGACTGGGTCCACAGCCCAGTTAAGTCTGCTGTTTGAAACGATTAGGGTTATATGAAAGGATTTCAATGAGATTTCTTCTACTTGTGACTTCGTCTGAGCATCTTATCAACTTGAACACCGTGGTCTAGAGGCTTAGCAAAAACTAAAGACTTTTCCTGGCATACATTGTGTAGCAGAGAGATGAGTTTTCTGGAAGAAAAGGTTGCTTAATCAAACAGAAAAGCAACACAGCGTTGACAGCGCCTAGTAATAACCGTTGCAAAGTTGAACCAATGACAACTGGCTCCTTTCGTTTCAGGTTTTGCTTATAATATCCTCGGAAATAAATGCATACAGAAAAGAATGCAAGAAAACAGGCACTGTGTTCTGAGTTAAGAGCTCTGTCCCATTGACACCGCGGCAATTATGTCTAAGTGGTTGCAGGATTGTAGCCCAATGGCTGTTCTGTTGCATTGAGTGACCTCAGTCATGAGCTGGAAAAGATGTGgttaagattttattttattttattggcatAAAAACAGTACAGTGTTGTTTCTGTAGGTTGGGGAGTCAACAGAAATCTGGTGTGGGGAGAAGATGTACACCTTGTTTCCAAAATACCTGCTGTATCAGGTAAAAGGATAAAAAATCCACCTTTCCCTCGAGAGTCTCAATTTGCGGGGCTCTTATTTGAACTAAAATCAGAGATCTTCACATTGGTATTTTCTATAGTACTATTTTCCTCAATGAATCTATAACTTTTTTCCTGCATAAATACTACAGACCTGGTTCGTTTTCCCaataaaaaatagattttttaaaaaaagaaataaacacctttaaaaaaaaaaacttcataaaCGTAAAACAATATTCTGATCTTTCTAGCTGCGTGTATTTTCTTTACCCCCATCTCTTTAGTTTATTAGGCTGTATCTGCTAGCAGAATCTGACCTTTAGCTTTTAGTTAAAAAAGCCAGATTCTCTGGGCAACTGAGACCCGCAGAAACTTTTCCCGCAATTCTAATGTCTCTCTCGCTGACGGGTCATTGAATCAGTGTAGAGAAGTGGTGACCTTTTCGAAGAAGGTCTTCACTGCTTATGAAGAAGGAAAGCCTTGTGAAGAAGGAATTTCTATGCAACTCTCCCCCTTCCCACTGCTAAAAATCACCTTTAAAGGCAAATCTTTAGGGTACACTACTGAAATTGTAGTCTTATTTCGAATTGTAATGGGAGAAGTCATAGAAAAACAATCACCCTGATCAGAAGCTGTCTTAAGCTGGAATATCTGGTTGCAAGACTTGTGTCGTGCACATGATTTCAAGGGAAACAATCCATTGAAAACCCAAGTTATCTGGGGGATTAACTGAGTTGTTGATGGGCTGTAAGAGTATAATACAGGGGAAATCCGTGTTTCCTGATCACCTATTCAGCATTTAGGCGATCGGGAGACTTTACAGAGGGGAAGGAACCTGATGGATTCCACATTCAACAATATCAGAAAGAACCGCGTGGAAGGATTGGTGAAGAATTGCAGCAAGATAATGAGAATTATTGAGGAAGGTATTGCTTAGGAAAATGTTGCAAGAAATACTGAAGGACAAGAAATGAGAAATTCTGTGTTGTTTTCTCCTTTCATTTTGCCTGCCTTTTTATTACTGAGAGCTAGCGTTACATCTAAGTGGGCTAAGATGCAGGAAAGGATGACAAACCGGGTAATAGGTGAAGGTAGTGACCAGTTGTGATGGTAGGATAGCTTCAAACTCTCTCCCTTCCACCAGTTTAAAATCTGAAGTACTCAAGATCAACCCAATCAAATACTTATTTCAAATGGAATACTTAATTCAGTGCCTCCAGATTAAGGTATTCCTGTCAGATAAGATGTCAGTCAATGCCCTACTTAAGTCCTCTCCATGGAGGAAGTTGGGTAGCAGGACGTTGCGGAAGGCTCGTATGCTGGGCAACGATGATACATATCATGTAAACCCCATCGCCAAGATCAAAGCCTTGTTCTTTAATAGGATCCAATACACGTCAAACCTCATTCCAATCAAATCGTCCGTAAATGAATGCAAGATGAATATGTCATAGAATAATGTGACAGTGCAATCACAGAGGGTCAGGGGTTGTTGTTTCAATGAGAGAGTTGTCAAATATTAATTCTAGAAACTCTAGATGAATAGGCACAGAGCAGGATTAAGCAATTGCTGATGGGGCCTTGTGTAGCTGATCTGTGTTTCTGCAAGCAAGTTAAACACTAAAGGGGGGAATCATATATTGTTTTtgggctttttaaaagtaatattttaACTTACTTGACCGTTCCAGAATATTTCTGTAGAGTCGTTTTCTTTTCCTCATTACAAGGGAAACCATGTGCCTTATTTTCTGATTTGGTTCCTGttcaggggagagaaggggcaggtTAAAAAAAACTGTCTAGTTTATATGCAAGTAATAAATAATTTGAGAATGGcgtgaaatcttttttttttacccccACCCAGAATAAAAgcctcacattgttttggaaccCAGTCTTTGTGTCTCCAAAATATGGCTGAAGTAAAATAGGgtgagggagagaaggaagagggagaaCCTGTTTACAATAAAACATTTCAAAAGTTTGTGCATATTTTATAGAACAACCCTAGGATTGATTTAGATAAAGAGATAGGACAGGAGCTTTTCCGAATTCTTCTTTGATCTCACACACCTCCTGGCAAAGGGTTGAGAAGAGTTACCACCGACGTAGGTGCACGATTTATGGGCTTTTCAGAGCTAATATTAAACTTGCTTGTGTTTGTTTGCAAGACTCCTCCAAACGAAGATGCTCACTCAGGTTCAAATCAAAGAGCGACAGGGAGAGATGAAACGCTTTAAAGGGTAGCTTTGCACTGTCTGACTCTACTTTTCAAAGGGGAACCAATGGCCTGTGCCAAGCGGAGGAGGTCTCGCTGTAGTTACTAAGAGGGGCTTTTAAAATAATAGATACAACCCATGACTTAAGGTACAAGCAAGTGATACTATGCAATCGTGACAATAACGCTTGTACCAATAACAGCGATAATAAATGAGCACGTCTAAATATTGTTGTAGGGGCTCTTTTTGGATAAGTACCTGAAAAGGAGGTGGGAAAGGTATTTATACCTTATGGCATCCCATAGGAACCAAATACGTGAGGTCATACAGGGATATTGCATggcttgtagttcaaaaaacagTGCTAAATTGGAAGGATTTTCAGTtgagggaaataaataaataataacatgactttttaaaaaattcgcaAGGAGATTATGGCGGCGAGGAGAGGTTTGATCTAAAACGCCCAAACTTGAGTAATTATGAACCATTATCATTATGCTATTATTTGCATTCtggaaaatattttattaaaaacagaCAGCCAGGGGTAGCGATAGGATTGACTCAAATGCTATCAAAATTGAGCATAACTTGTCTAAATATCATATATAATTGGAGATTATAATGACCATTGAAGTAATGTTCCGATCCGAATAGGGAGAAAATGCTGGTTTTCTCCCCCTGCTTTTTACTTTTTGGTTCAAAAAGAGGAAATGGAGTGTGAGGTCCCAAAATGAAAAATGGCAAGGTATACCTTAATCTCGCTGATTAAGTTTTATCTTCTCCTTTTTCAATGCACACATTTCCCAAAATGAACAACTTTTCAAGAGGGCTTAGAATGGGGGCTAACGTAAACAGCGTATGTTCTATGTTCTGTGAGATGATTCTATTCTGTGAGATGAACAACTTCTGAGATGAGATGGAATAAATCTCGcggtgtgtgcgcgcacacacacctaTACTATTTACATCCAGAAAAGTTGGACTTCTGCTGTGGGTCAGCAAGTCCATAGCCTCTGTTTCCATACTAAAAATAGTTCAGCAGCAAACAAATAATTGTCGTTAACTTTACTCTCGATGCAGCCGGCCTTTCTAATAAACTTCTAGCAAATCTATTACAGACCCAACGTTTATTCTTTGGAATACCATGCGCAATTTGGGGTTCTTCTTATGAGCTATTTCCATCCTCGCGTGGCCTAACTGTGGTAAGGGCAGCTGCAATGAATGCACCTCCTCTAAATGTTGTGCATTAAAAGAATGCACAACATTTAGAGGAGGTGCATTCATTGCAGCTGCCCTTACCACAGtttaattaatatatatattaattaaaaGCTCTCAGAGTCCTGTATGCTCATACGTAGAGAAAGGAAGGAGACACTTGGAGAGTTCTGTATGTCAAGAGCTTTGAAAACTGCTGGGAGCATTCCAAGCAGCTGTATTCTTGGACGAGCGTTAGGGAGTCAGGTAGACCTAGTTGTTTGAGAGGGGAGGGCGACCCGATGTGCAcgcacgcgcgcgcgcgcgcgcacacacacatgcacacgcgcCCGCGCCCGCGCCCGCGGTTGCACACTCGAGTCATTGTCCCGGATACTGTGGGCTTGGCACATGTTCCCGGTCTCAGGTCAGAGGTCAAGCTCCAGGGGTATTTCCAAAGTCGGCAACTTCAAGAATTCAAGACTTCAACACTTATCCAGATTGATTAACTACATGATCAACAGTAGCCAAGGAAATGAAACGGACTTCACCTTTCTGGCCATTGGGAGGAATAGTCAGACGGGGGGACTGTGaaaagtaagagagagagagagagagagagagagaaagagagagatcgtGCGcgcatatgggggggggagatgttgcTTTACTGAATCCTTCTCGGTTCCCTTTAAGTCTTGGATAATCTAAAGCTCTGTCGCCCTCCTCCTTCTGATCTAGACTTTGCAGATATTCttcaagaataaaataaaaatgaagcaaaATAAATCAGTGAGGGATTTACTTTTCGGGGGAGAGGGAACTTTGGAAGGTTCGTCCAGGCCCGTAGACCTTTTTGCAtgaatttaaaaaagaacaaggtGATGGggtgatgtgtgtgtatgtgtaatgtGTGTGTAACTCGGTGACGGGAAGCTCCCTATTGAGATGCGAATGGAAGGCCCATTGTGAAAAGCTGCGAAGTCTTCGCCACCAGACCTTTAGCTGCAAACGCGGTTAACTCCTTCTTCACTGGGCTGGAGAGAGTGTGTGAAACTGGGAGAAGGTACTCCCGAGTTCTCAAGGGGCAGCAAGAGCTGGACTGACCCATCAGCGCCCCTCGGTTTCCTCGTGCCCCTCTAGCTCAAGGCAAAACTCTTCCACGGTCGGGAGGCTGGAGCAGAGGTGGACAGAAAGAACCACACCTTCCTAGGGCGCCCAATGGGACACCTCCGAGCGTTCCCTGCTTAGGATAAGGCTGTTCTACTCTTCTGGTCCTGTCTCCTCTGTTCCGTGGCAACCGCCGCTGTTTCGCAGCCCTCTGTTTTCTCCATCTGCAGGCCCTCCTGTCGTGGGATCCTTTCGCGACCAGAAACTGGGTGCTTGTCCCAGCGGCAGCAGAGTGGGAAACCCCTTGAGCACAAACGCCCTGATCCTCTGGCTCTGGGGACCAGGGAAAGTCCTGGCCGCCATTGGCAATAGGGCCATGGGCAGCGTTATCCACTCCACAGTCTCCCGTGGAGGACAGCCTTTGCCCGCCTGCCTGAAAAGGTGCCAAACCGCATCCGCACTGTGTGCCGggatggggagagaagggggggttGTTGAGGTTCATTCCTGCACATACCAAGCCTCCTCGAGGTGAAAGGTTGCTCCGCCGCTTGGCCTGACTGTGGCAGAAGGGAAGCGGCGTTTCCTAGTTCCCCTCATCCGTCTCCCTCCCCTTGGTCACCACTTCAGTCACTTAC comes from the Rhineura floridana isolate rRhiFlo1 chromosome 7, rRhiFlo1.hap2, whole genome shotgun sequence genome and includes:
- the ZIC4 gene encoding zinc finger protein ZIC 4 isoform X1 gives rise to the protein MDSAALSKRNTALKLVGLAGAPPHRHHHRHHHHSPLSMTGFAGHPQSMVPMHPGENAADTCLGQSPFRSEHMGHHHHHHHHRRRRRRRLHHPHSPHHSAALKLSPAPQPHPYHPVTGQAEVVPSQTGAFGQAQSTTVPYASPLPSQALSAGREFFLCRDLTAPVMPGLPYQHSAATGSHHGMFVSTTGSYPGHHAHHHHHLHHHHSEAGTHSFFTGLHHEQPSHAAPGGHLNGQIRLGLPGEMYARSEPFSTVPVSRTDPFAASSFHGYGGMSLNVNLAPHHGPGAFFRYMRQPIKQELICKWIELDQTPKKLCSKTFSTMHELVTHVTVEHVGGPEQSNHICFWEECPREGKPFKAKYKLVNHIRVHTGEKPFPCPFPGCGKVFARSENLKIHKRTHTGEKPFKCEFEGCERRFANSSDRKKHSHVHTSDKPYNCKVRGCDKSYTHPSSLRKHMKVHCKSPPPSSGYESSTPSLVSPSSDCGREPPQQLPPPPPPPPPPPPAAASSTQAAANLSEWYVCQSSGASGIPTPPSNSPSPHPGEAAYTNCEPRPAY
- the ZIC4 gene encoding zinc finger protein ZIC 4 isoform X4; the protein is MVSLVMRKRKRLYRNILERSSSYPGHHAHHHHHLHHHHSEAGTHSFFTGLHHEQPSHAAPGGHLNGQIRLGLPGEMYARSEPFSTVPVSRTDPFAASSFHGYGGMSLNVNLAPHHGPGAFFRYMRQPIKQELICKWIELDQTPKKLCSKTFSTMHELVTHVTVEHVGGPEQSNHICFWEECPREGKPFKAKYKLVNHIRVHTGEKPFPCPFPGCGKVFARSENLKIHKRTHTGEKPFKCEFEGCERRFANSSDRKKHSHVHTSDKPYNCKVRGCDKSYTHPSSLRKHMKVHCKSPPPSSGYESSTPSLVSPSSDCGREPPQQLPPPPPPPPPPPPAAASSTQAAANLSEWYVCQSSGASGIPTPPSNSPSPHPGEAAYTNCEPRPAY
- the ZIC4 gene encoding zinc finger protein ZIC 4 isoform X3, producing the protein MDSAALSKRNTALKLVGLAGAPPHRHHHRHHHHSPLSMTGFAGHPQSMVPMHPGENAADTCLGQSPFRSEHMGHHHHHHHHRRRRRRRLHHPHSPHHSAALKLSPAPQPHPYHPVTGQAEVVPSQTGAFGQAQSTTVPYASPLPSQALSAGSYPGHHAHHHHHLHHHHSEAGTHSFFTGLHHEQPSHAAPGGHLNGQIRLGLPGEMYARSEPFSTVPVSRTDPFAASSFHGYGGMSLNVNLAPHHGPGAFFRYMRQPIKQELICKWIELDQTPKKLCSKTFSTMHELVTHVTVEHVGGPEQSNHICFWEECPREGKPFKAKYKLVNHIRVHTGEKPFPCPFPGCGKVFARSENLKIHKRTHTGEKPFKCEFEGCERRFANSSDRKKHSHVHTSDKPYNCKVRGCDKSYTHPSSLRKHMKVHCKSPPPSSGYESSTPSLVSPSSDCGREPPQQLPPPPPPPPPPPPAAASSTQAAANLSEWADSEDHLLPIRLQRPRFEWKHPFVSMNRSVFKMDF
- the ZIC4 gene encoding zinc finger protein ZIC 4 isoform X2 produces the protein MDSAALSKRNTALKLVGLAGAPPHRHHHRHHHHSPLSMTGFAGHPQSMVPMHPGENAADTCLGQSPFRSEHMGHHHHHHHHRRRRRRRLHHPHSPHHSAALKLSPAPQPHPYHPVTGQAEVVPSQTGAFGQAQSTTVPYASPLPSQALSAGSYPGHHAHHHHHLHHHHSEAGTHSFFTGLHHEQPSHAAPGGHLNGQIRLGLPGEMYARSEPFSTVPVSRTDPFAASSFHGYGGMSLNVNLAPHHGPGAFFRYMRQPIKQELICKWIELDQTPKKLCSKTFSTMHELVTHVTVEHVGGPEQSNHICFWEECPREGKPFKAKYKLVNHIRVHTGEKPFPCPFPGCGKVFARSENLKIHKRTHTGEKPFKCEFEGCERRFANSSDRKKHSHVHTSDKPYNCKVRGCDKSYTHPSSLRKHMKVHCKSPPPSSGYESSTPSLVSPSSDCGREPPQQLPPPPPPPPPPPPAAASSTQAAANLSEWYVCQSSGASGIPTPPSNSPSPHPGEAAYTNCEPRPAY